A stretch of DNA from Staphylococcus equorum:
TATATCCGTATGATAATAGCTTGCCTAGATCTTCGTCTCCATTAAAAGCGCTTTCAAACAACTTTGTAAACAACTCATTTTTATCGTATTTCACATTCATTATTCTAAATACATCTTCAAAAAGTCCAATCCATGCATTAATATCAGAAGTACAATTATTCGCGTGAACCATAGCAACATCATAACCATCTGGTGTTGTTACTATGTCTACTTCTGGATATACATTTTTAATTGGTTGCTCTAATACAATCATCGAAAAGATACTTGTTCCCGCTGAAACATTGCCTGTTTTAGGAGCGACACTATTTGTAGCAACCATACCAGTAGCTGCATCGGACTCAGGAGCACACATTGGGCAACCTGATTTCAGCTGGCCATTTGGGTCAATCAATTTTGCACCTGTTTCTGTTAAATATCCCGCTGACTCACCTGCTACAATTACTTCTGGCAGAATATCTTTAATATCTTGTTGATACCCTAATCCTTGAAATAGTGTGTTAAAGCGCTCCATTAAATCTTCGCGTAACTCTTTTTTATCAGTATTAATTGGAAACATACCAGATGCATCGCCTATACCTAACACTTTTTTGTCTGTTAAATACCAATGAACATAACCAGCTAACGTTGTCATATATTTTACTTTGGATACATGATCTTCGTTGTTTAAAGCTGATTGGTATAGTTGGGCAATACTCCAACGTTCAGGGATATTTACATTAAAATCATTTCGTAATAATTTAGCGGCTTCATTCGCATTGTTATTTCTCCATGTTCTAAAAGGTACTAATAAGTCATCATTTTTATCAAAAACTAAATAACCATGCATCATTCCACTAATGCCTAAAGATGACAAATTAGTGATAGGTATACCGCATAAATTTTTAATTTTTTGAGCCATTTCATTATAACTTTTTTGAATACCTACCCAGACATCATTCATTGAATAAGTCCAGTAACCATTTTCATATTGATTTTCCCATTCATAAGAACCTGTAGAAACTGTATTGCAATGGGGGTCAATTGCTACAGTCTTAATTCTTGTCGAACCAAATTCAATGCCTACTGAAAGTTGACCAGTGTTAACATAATCCTTCAAGACTTCAATATCCATTTGCTTACCTCTTTCTTTATAATATGTAAACGGTGTCAAAAACGTAGATTACGCTTAAATTTCTTGAAAGTCAAAGTTTTGCCCTTATAAAAAAATTAAAATTTAAAGTAGACTATATTTTTATTCATAAGTCCTATATGATATTAATTTTGAATTAAAAAGGAAATTTCAAAAAAATATATAGTATCTACTTTTACAAATCTGTCTTTTAGATGGAATAATATAGCAATATTTATATTACATAAGCAATTATTATTATCTTTTTAAGCATTATATTTCTAACAATATATGTAAAATTAAGTATTAAAACCAATAGATTCATGTTAATTTAATTATAAAGTGTTTTTTAATTTTTGTTTTGGTATTAATTGATAAAGTAATTGTTTGGAGGCAATTAAAAATATGAATAGAACTAAATTAAGATTTTACATGCATATAGGGCTATGTATATATGCCATCGCTTACGGCATATTATTACTGTCGACTGACTGGATTTCTTCTGGTTGGTCACTAGCATTCGTATTAAGCTTTGCTGCTATCGGTATCTTAAGTGATATTGTCGCTCCAAAAAGGCGTAATAACTCTGAGAATAGTCAAAAGCGTCAAAGAGATTATATAAAATGAAAATAATTGAGTTAATAACTATTATAGCCATGATTTTATTTACTATTTTAGTAGCTATTGCTGTACCCAAATTCATTGCAGATAAAGACTATATAGTACTTATATTTGTAAGTATTTCCTGGGTAATTTCTATCAATTATTGCTTTATCTTTTTAAAACCAGAAAATAACAATAATTAAAACAGTGACAATTAAATGAATCAGAGGAGTATATCATATGAACTTACTTAAATATTTTATATTTAATTTAATCGTATTCTTTATTATATTTAGCATACTGCTCCTAATTTTTATAAATGAATATAACATTATCAAAACTATTCTAACGACTATTTTATTCGCATTTATAATGACTGTTTATAAATATGCAGTAAATCAATATAAAAAGAAAAGGAAAAGAAGGAGATGATGAACGTAATGATAGAAATACTTGCACTAATTTATGGTATCGCCATAAGTTTGTGGTTTTTATTCATAGATCGTAACGAGTCAGAAGGATTAAAGAAGAAAATAACCGCTATGTTTTTAATGTTAAATAGCGTTTTATTAATTATATTTGCAGTCATAGGGCTTTTAAAAATTATTGAACTGTCAAATTTTGAAGGAACTTTAATATTATTAGGAATAGCAATGATTCAACTTTCTCTATTAAATAAAAAGAAAGTTAAACCGATTTATATTTACTTTGGTCTAGCTATGCTTGTAATAAATGTGCTTATTAGTTAAAAAATTTTGTATGTTACATGAATCAAAGGAGGAAGTCACATATGTTACCTAAAATGTTAGTCGTTTGTTTATTACTTTTTTATCCGATTTTTGTTAAAGCTATGAATAAGAAAAAGAAAGATAGCTATGAATCATTAAAATAAAAAAGTTAAATAAATGAAAAGAGAAAGGTTCTTATGCTGAATATCAAAGATTCTAATTATTTTAAGAGATCGATAAAAATTTATATTATAACTGTTATTATTTTTATCCTTACTTTTATTTTAGCCATTATTTTTAGCCCATCCTATGAAACTTTGAAAAGCTTAGGCAGTTCATCACATAAAGGTATATCTGAAGCTTATGGGTTAAATAAACTTTGGCAATACATAATAAATAACGGTTTTAGAGTGCCTTTACAAATGTTTATACTATCATTGCTCCCTATTCCTTTTCTATACTATGTAAACCTATTATCAACGACGATAATGACAGGTATTGTATTTGGTTTTGTTGTTCATTTTGATTTATATAAAGGCAGCACAATGGTTATTTCATCTTTTCCACACTCAATAATAGAAATACTAGCAATGTGTTTTGTTATCAGTGGATTATATAAACTGAACAAATCAATAATAAGAAAAATCACAAATATTTTCAGAAATAATAATAAACCAAATCTTTCTTTTAAAATAGCTATAACTAATTTATTGAAAGTTTATATATTAATTGCACTACCCTTATACATTATCTCAGCATTCATGGAAACTTATCTTACTCACTTCATTTATAATCTACTCAACTAGTTATAGTACATGGCACCATTAAAACGCTCGCTTACTATAATATTAGTAAACGAGTGTTTTTTATGGATAAATTTTCCAATTATTCAGCAACAAATTTTTGATATAAATAATATGAATAGCAAAATGGTAACAGAATTAAAATAATGCATAAAGCTATAGTTATAACTGAATTAATTACACTAAATAAACCTAAGATTAAAAATGCTAAACCAACACTGATATAAACACGCGAACTAAACCTTTGGGCCTTTTTCCAAACTGCTTCACTACTTTTAACCCATTTATTTTTAATACCAAACAAACCATTTCTAGGCGCTTTGGGTAAATAATTACCTACAATAATTAATAAAATACCTAAAAAAATTGAAACTAAAAATTCTACAGATACAGATTGTCCTAAAGCACTGAAAATCATAACCATCGAAATTATATATATAAATCCATGTACTAATGGATTAAGCAATCGATTCAAAGATTCGTTATTCGAAAAGGTCGTTTGATTTTTATCTTTAAATATTTTGATATTAGTAATGATATAACAAAAAATCATAATCCCAATCATTGTTATGAAAGCCAAAAATTTATTAGCTGACCAATTTACATCTCCATTTGAATTGTATTGCATTGGAATAGAATTAGGTAAAAATGGTAGTGCAATTAACCATGTTACAATTGCTAAAATAATGATAGATAAACTTGTTTTTGACTGTCTCAGTACTTCTTTCAAAAGCGTACCCTCCTATTTATTCTTTATTAAATTGAACAATCCATTTAATAACTTCCTCAAAAACGGATAAATTCAAGTGATAATAAATATACTTTCCTTGCCTTTCTGTATAGACTAAATCGTTAAACTTCAATACTTTTAAATGCTGTGACACACTTGCTTGACTCATATCAAAGTGATTCGCAATTTCACTTGCTGTTAATTTGTTATCTTTAAGCATTTCCAAAATATCTCTTCTAGTTTTATCTGATAACGCTTTGAAAACGTCTCTCATAAATCCCACCTTCAGCCTTTCATTTAATCATTTAAGTATATACTTAAATGATATATTTTAATTTTCACATTGTCAAATAGCATCTTTAATTAAATGAATAGAAATATATCAAAAGCGCTTAACAGAGTATAAACTGTTAAGCGCTTTTGATCGGATGTTGTTATGAAAATATATTTTTTATCACAGTGATTAAGCCTCTAATTATTGAAAGTAATATATCTAGAATAATAGTCATAATACTAAATTTATCTTCTTTATCAAATTTTCTTTTTTTGTCTTTATTGGTCATATAAATTCACAATCCACCTTTTAGAAAATCAAAGTACGCTTAACTATGCTTTCTTTACCTTTATTAATTAAATTATAAACAACTTTGCTATGTGCTACTTAGCAATATTGGTAATTCAAGATTAAATATTGATAGTATGAGATTAGAAACCTTTTAGGTAATTTCATTTATCAACAATCTGTTTACTATAAGATGCTTTTCCTATAAGACACTTTTGTAGAAAAAATTAGGAGGAACATCATGCAAGCCAAATTACTACAAGAAAGTGTACAATCAACTTTTGCAGAAGGTCCTTTATGGGACGATGAAAATCAAAGTTTATTTTGGATAGATAATGTAGAGAATAAAATTCGCGCATATTATCCTCAAACTAATCAATATACTTTTTACCAACTCGAAAAATCTCCAATGTCACTTGCAAAATACTCACAAAATGAACTTATAGTGATTATGAAAGATGGATTTTATCTGTATAATTTAGAAGAAGAAACGTTAAAAGAGATTTTCAAACCAATGGATTTAAATAACAAAATACTTTTAAACGATGCTAAGTGTGACCCTCTAGGTAGACTTTGGGCAGGTACAGTTAATGATGATTTTAGATTGTTTAAAGAAAGCCAAGATAGCACTCAAACTGAATTTCATGGACAAATCGCTAGGCTTTATCGCGTAGAAAAGGATTTTTCTAATATTGAAACAGCAAAAGAGAAAGTAACACTTTCTAATGGGCTTGATTGGGACCCTGTTCGAAATATTATGTATTATATCGATTCTGCTAACCAATCCGTGAGTCAATTTAATTATGATTCGAAAACCGGTCAAATTTCAAATGAAGAGACTGTTTATACTTTTAAAGAATCAGATGGCTTACCCGACGGCATGACAATTGATCAACAAGGCATGTTGTATGTTGCTTTATTCAAAGGCGGCGTAGTAGCAAAAATTGACCCTTTCCAGAAAAAATGGATAGACAGTATTACTTTACCAACTTCTACCGTTACATCTTGTGCATTCGGTGGAGAAAATTTAAAAACTTTATTTATGACTACGGCATTGGCACCATTAAATGATTATGAAAAATACCAAGAACCCATGGCAGGCCACATGTTCTCAGTCGATTTAGAAGTTGGTGGATATAAAACGAATATATTCAGAACAACTTAGAAAGTATTGCAGTTTATTTCACCAACATAATTTAGGATATGCTATCAAAAACTGATAAAATCCCCTTCACTTTAGCTACTAGTGAAAGGGATTTTCATGTATTTTATAAAGCCTAAAGGTATAATACGTATTTACACATTTACCAATAATTAGCTATCTATTTCTGCTGACCATTCATCTTAATGGCATAAAATAAATAATATACAATACCAATAATAAACCAAATCAATGTATAGAATTTAGCTTGTCCGCTTAATCCCCAAAACACTGCAAATACACAGATAAAAATAAATATCGGCATAACAGGATAAAATGGTAATTTAAATGCTGGTTCTGGTAAATCTTTACCTTCTCTTTTGCGTAATGCATAAATTCCAATTGTCACAAACATGAATGCGACGAGCGCACCTGCCGAAATCAATTCCGCTAAAAATCCAAATGGAAATACAGATCCGATAACGACTGCGACAATTGTTAATATGACTAAAGAACGGTTAGGTTGATTCTTGGTATTTAACTTGCCTATCCAAGCCGGAAGAATGCCATCACGGCCAAATGAATAAAGCAAACGTGAACCCGCAAGCATCATACCAATAAGTGCCGTAAACATACCTATAACTGAGACAGCCTGTACGATAACAGCAACTGTGCCGTATCCACTCATACGTAATGCCCAACCTACTGGTTCTGCGTTATCTTTGTATGCTGAGTAATCAAACATACCTACTAACACGAGTGATACAGCAACAAATAATCCAACTGCAATAAGTAGTGACCCTAAGATACCTCGAGGCATTGTTTTCTGTGGGTTAATTGCTTCTCCGGAATTGGCTGCAATAGAATCAAAACCGATATAAGCAATGAAAATAACTGAACTCCCTGCGTATATACCTTGCCAACCACCAAAGGCACCTGCTGCTGTTTCTTTATATTCAGGAATAAACGGTATGTAGTTTCCAAGATTAATAACAGATAAACCTACAATAAGAAATAAGAAAATCGCTAATATTTTTAACACAACAAGTATATTTTGTACGCGTGCTGTTTCTGATGCACCTCTCGCTAACAAGAGTGCTGTGATAATAATTACAATTGCTGCAATAATATCCATTATGCCACCGTTAGTTCCAAGTGAATTGGATAAAGCGTTTGGCAATGATATATCGAAGGGGTCTAAAAGCCCTCTTAAATTGGCTGAAAAGCCTGACGCTACAAAAGAAACTGCAATAATATACTCTGCTATGAGCGCCCACCCTACTATCCAACCAAAAAACTCGCCGAATAATATACTAATCCAAGTATAAGCCGAACCTGCAAATGGCATCACTGAAGCCATCTCTGCATATACGAAAGCTATGAGTGCCGCTACTATAGCTGATACTAAAAATGACAGTGTTACAGCAGGTCCTGTATGATCTGCAGCAACAACACCTGGTAGTGTGAAAATAGCAGTCGATACAATCGTTCCGACACCTAATGCTAAAAAGTCTCTCACACGAAGTGTACGTTCTAAATTTGAATCTTTATTTTGATAACGGGATAAATCTTCTTTCCGAAATACTCTTTTAATGATACTCATTTTGTCTAACTCCTTGTTGTTTTAAAAATAAACATGTTTTTAAGTATAATGATTTTCTAATACAATGTACATGTTGTTTTAAGAAGAAATTAAATAAATTGAGAATGATATTCGTTTTAATTTGTATAATTGAGGAAATATTTGAAGATAAAGTGACAAACTCAAACATATGATAAAAGCGTCGACTTTCTATTATATAATATGGATGTCGCCTATCTCTCAGGCGTCAATTTAGACGTTGAGAGGAGATGAGCTGAATGGGCATATTTTTTATAAATGTCTTAGCCACAATCATCAGTGGTTGCATCATTGCCATGTTTACGCAATGGCTTCGTAATCGTGGCGAAAAACAATAGGCGATAGCGTAAGCCACACCATAAAAAGCCCTCACTATTATAGCGAATAGTGAGGACTTGGTGAACTAAATGGTCATATTTTTTATACCTATATTATAATCACATCGATTTAAAAAATCAATTGAAAATATGATTATTCATAAAATAGATACCTAGGTTACTTTAAAGTGCGTACTTACATTTCTAATCAATCAACGGTAATATAATTAATATAAACATTATTTGAAAATAATTTTAAATCAAAAACAGAAAAGGGAGAACAACTATGCAATATATTGATTTTCATAATGGTAATACTATGCCTCAACTTGGTTTAGGTGTTTTTAGAGTAGAAAATGATGACACTGCAAAAGATGCAGTGAAGCATGCAATTATTAACGGCTATCGCAGTATTGACGCCGCATTAGTTTACGGAAATGAAGAAATGGTGGGCCGTGGTATACAAGAAGGTATGGCTGCAGCCGATATTCGAAGAGAAGATTTGTTTATTACATCAAAACTTTGGTTTGATAGCTTTGGCAAAGACAATGTAGAACAAGGGTATCAAACTTCTATAGATAACTTAGGTCTAGACTACTTAGATCTTTATCTTATTCATTGGCCGGGTACAGATGAGTCTGTCATGATTGAAACTTGGAAAGGGATGGAAGCTTTATATGAATCAGGAAAAGTTAAAAATATTGGTGTAAGTAACTTCAATATTGAGCATTTAGAAGTGTTAAAATCACAAACTTCTATTAAACCTGTCATCAATCAAGTCGAATTTCATCCCTACTTTACACAACAAGAATTAAGAACTTACCTAGATACTGAATCTATATACATGGAGTCATGGTCTCCACTAATGAACGCGGAGATTTTAACAGATGAAACAATCAATGCGATTGCAGCAGAAATTGGAAAATCTCCAGCACAAGTTGTTATTAGATGGAATATAGAACATGGTGTCGTAACGATTCCTAAATCAATTACACCTCATAGAATAGAAGAAAACATTAATATCTTTGATTTCTCATTAACAGCTAATCAAATGGAACGTATTGATGCATTAAATGAAAATAAGAGAATTGGACCTAATCCATTAGAATTAAATGGTTAACAAAAATACAAATATATTATGCTATAACAGAACATAGACAAATCAAATGTGTACAGAACTAAAAAGCTGTACTTTGGGTTAGTATATAATTTTAAAGGTTTGTCTCCTATATTTCGTAGGAGGCAAGCCTTATATTTTTAATTGATTTGTTCATTGTTATAAAAATGTTAGTGATTTAGACCGACTCCTGTGGAGAAAGCATCAGCCGAAGACTACACGCTAAAGCTGAGCTGCTGGAAAGCACGCACAAAAAAGTACCACCTAACAATTACACAGTAGCAGTCTGATATCTACTCAGTCTTATGGGAATAGGAAAACGAAATCAAATTTCAACTTTTGATTTCGTTTTCCCGTTCCTTTTTTATGTTCTCATTGATATTTCTCATCATTTTTAACATTATAGACGTACTTTAGACAGCCTATCATACTAAAAAGGCTACTGATATAGTTCTAATTACTCCCTATCAATAGCCTTCATATGCTCATTTTATTATTCAATTGTATGACTTTAATCACTATTTCATGCGGTCCAGTATCTCTTCTTGAATTATTTGCAACGCTTCATTATAATCCGTATTGGTATTTTCTTTTGCATTTACAACTAATAAATCTATAAGTTCAATGTCACTCTTTTCACGAACTTCATTTTCAAATTGGTGTAAATGCTCTTCTGAAGTTTCCGTGTTTTGCTTTTCTATTTGATAATATTGATCGGCTCCCAGTCCGCCTTCCTCAATCATCACAGAAATACCGCTAGAACGTGTTTCATTTAATCTTTTGACTTTGATACGTTTATTTTCACGAATAACCATTTGAATCCCTCCTACATTATGCGCATTTTACAAATCCTTAATGCCTATAAACTATTTACATATTACTACTGATTGGATTGAATACAAATCGTCTTGGTGTCTTTATTTTTATGTATTAAAAACTATATTTACGAATCAAAATATCTAAAAAACTGGACCGCTTCATTTCAAGTTTGATTCGAGTGTAATACCTTAAGTGTAAATATACAATGTTTTTGCTCACTTATCTATACCCTAAATTCAAGGTTAATATATATTTCTGATAAATTTTATTATAAGTTTATTGAAATCTATGAACATTGCAATATTTTTTAACAAAATGTCCACAAAATTAAACTCTAAAACTCTTTTATAGTACAAAACTAAGTTGTATAATTGAAAACGATTATTATTTACAATTAAGAAAGAGTGATGACTATGCTAAATATCGAGACAGCGACTTTGGAAAACGTTATAAAATTAAAGAGCTAAACATCAAAAATCAGCATATGTTACAACGTTTAAATGCGTTAGGTTTAAATTACGGGACAGATGTGAAAATTAAGCAAAAATGTTTATTTAAAGGACCTTGTATTTTAGAAGTTAATGATCAGTGTTTAAGTATACGTGGTTGTGATGCATGTCATATTTTTTTAGAGGAAGCACATGAATAATAGCTATTGTATCCTAGGAAATCCTAATGTAGGTAAGACCTCATTATTTAATGCGTTAACTGGCACTTACGAATATGTAAGCAACTGGAGCGGTGTTACCGTTGAGAAGAAGGTCGGCCGTCTAAAAGAGAATGCTGGTAGCCTTATAGATTTACCTGGTATATACGAACTATCACCTATTTCTAAAGATGAAACTGTAGTAACCGACTATTTATTAAACAATGAGTTCTTAGGTATGATTAATATCATAGATGCAAGCCAACTCAAACGAAATTTACAATTAACAGTTCAATTAATGGAATTAGGTGCACCCATTATTATCGGCTTAAATATGATAGATGTAGCCACAAAACGTGGTATTCGTATTAATCAAACTGCTCTAATGAAAAAATTAAAACTACCTTTATTACCTATCATAGCTAGAAGTGGTAAAGGCACGACTCATTTATTACATTCGCTTAAAGACCATTCATTATCAAAATCTAGACCTTTGAAAATAAATTATGGCGATAAATTAGAAGATACAATATCTCGTATTGAAAAATATTTATCTGAACATACTTCTTTCGATAAACAGCTTTTCAGATTTATCGCTATACAATTCCTTTTAGATAATCCTAAAATTCATGAATTACTCGATAAAACCGTGTTAGAAAAAATCATCCCATTACGTGAAA
This window harbors:
- a CDS encoding aldo/keto reductase, yielding MQYIDFHNGNTMPQLGLGVFRVENDDTAKDAVKHAIINGYRSIDAALVYGNEEMVGRGIQEGMAAADIRREDLFITSKLWFDSFGKDNVEQGYQTSIDNLGLDYLDLYLIHWPGTDESVMIETWKGMEALYESGKVKNIGVSNFNIEHLEVLKSQTSIKPVINQVEFHPYFTQQELRTYLDTESIYMESWSPLMNAEILTDETINAIAAEIGKSPAQVVIRWNIEHGVVTIPKSITPHRIEENINIFDFSLTANQMERIDALNENKRIGPNPLELNG
- a CDS encoding autorepressor SdpR family transcription factor; the protein is MRDVFKALSDKTRRDILEMLKDNKLTASEIANHFDMSQASVSQHLKVLKFNDLVYTERQGKYIYYHLNLSVFEEVIKWIVQFNKE
- a CDS encoding xylulokinase — translated: MDIEVLKDYVNTGQLSVGIEFGSTRIKTVAIDPHCNTVSTGSYEWENQYENGYWTYSMNDVWVGIQKSYNEMAQKIKNLCGIPITNLSSLGISGMMHGYLVFDKNDDLLVPFRTWRNNNANEAAKLLRNDFNVNIPERWSIAQLYQSALNNEDHVSKVKYMTTLAGYVHWYLTDKKVLGIGDASGMFPINTDKKELREDLMERFNTLFQGLGYQQDIKDILPEVIVAGESAGYLTETGAKLIDPNGQLKSGCPMCAPESDAATGMVATNSVAPKTGNVSAGTSIFSMIVLEQPIKNVYPEVDIVTTPDGYDVAMVHANNCTSDINAWIGLFEDVFRIMNVKYDKNELFTKLFESAFNGDEDLGKLLSYGYISGEFITDVKQGYPMFLRHVNSDFNIENFMKTHIFSAFSTLKIGIDLLKEKENIQIDTMLGHGGIFKTEKVAQSFLAAALESPVSVMKTASEGGAWGIAVLARYLVEEQHNNLTDYLSIHAFKHTEQFTIEPNENDIKSFKKYIQRFKSSLQLEQQVDEHA
- a CDS encoding SMP-30/gluconolactonase/LRE family protein, translating into MQAKLLQESVQSTFAEGPLWDDENQSLFWIDNVENKIRAYYPQTNQYTFYQLEKSPMSLAKYSQNELIVIMKDGFYLYNLEEETLKEIFKPMDLNNKILLNDAKCDPLGRLWAGTVNDDFRLFKESQDSTQTEFHGQIARLYRVEKDFSNIETAKEKVTLSNGLDWDPVRNIMYYIDSANQSVSQFNYDSKTGQISNEETVYTFKESDGLPDGMTIDQQGMLYVALFKGGVVAKIDPFQKKWIDSITLPTSTVTSCAFGGENLKTLFMTTALAPLNDYEKYQEPMAGHMFSVDLEVGGYKTNIFRTT
- a CDS encoding SdpI family protein; this encodes MKEVLRQSKTSLSIIILAIVTWLIALPFLPNSIPMQYNSNGDVNWSANKFLAFITMIGIMIFCYIITNIKIFKDKNQTTFSNNESLNRLLNPLVHGFIYIISMVMIFSALGQSVSVEFLVSIFLGILLIIVGNYLPKAPRNGLFGIKNKWVKSSEAVWKKAQRFSSRVYISVGLAFLILGLFSVINSVITIALCIILILLPFCYSYYLYQKFVAE
- a CDS encoding stage II sporulation protein M; the protein is MLNIKDSNYFKRSIKIYIITVIIFILTFILAIIFSPSYETLKSLGSSSHKGISEAYGLNKLWQYIINNGFRVPLQMFILSLLPIPFLYYVNLLSTTIMTGIVFGFVVHFDLYKGSTMVISSFPHSIIEILAMCFVISGLYKLNKSIIRKITNIFRNNNKPNLSFKIAITNLLKVYILIALPLYIISAFMETYLTHFIYNLLN
- a CDS encoding APC family permease gives rise to the protein MSIIKRVFRKEDLSRYQNKDSNLERTLRVRDFLALGVGTIVSTAIFTLPGVVAADHTGPAVTLSFLVSAIVAALIAFVYAEMASVMPFAGSAYTWISILFGEFFGWIVGWALIAEYIIAVSFVASGFSANLRGLLDPFDISLPNALSNSLGTNGGIMDIIAAIVIIITALLLARGASETARVQNILVVLKILAIFLFLIVGLSVINLGNYIPFIPEYKETAAGAFGGWQGIYAGSSVIFIAYIGFDSIAANSGEAINPQKTMPRGILGSLLIAVGLFVAVSLVLVGMFDYSAYKDNAEPVGWALRMSGYGTVAVIVQAVSVIGMFTALIGMMLAGSRLLYSFGRDGILPAWIGKLNTKNQPNRSLVILTIVAVVIGSVFPFGFLAELISAGALVAFMFVTIGIYALRKREGKDLPEPAFKLPFYPVMPIFIFICVFAVFWGLSGQAKFYTLIWFIIGIVYYLFYAIKMNGQQK
- a CDS encoding type I toxin-antitoxin system Fst family toxin; this encodes MGIFFINVLATIISGCIIAMFTQWLRNRGEKQ